A single genomic interval of Rhodopseudomonas palustris harbors:
- a CDS encoding AraC family transcriptional regulator: protein MTRTNYQDRLDRVTSYIHDNLDGELDFDRIAEVASLSPYHWHRIYHACRGETAVATTRRLRLQRASVSLAQTDDPIAQIATKAGYASPAAFTRAFADAYGLPPATYRERGSHADFRPGQLATQQGGWSIEIQRFDAIPAFAIRHDGPYIEIGKAFGMLFGQLAARGALPERIEMIAVYLDDPTAVPLERLRSFAALAAPGGKDLDPPVERIEIAGGDYAVLRHKGPYADMSAAYNWLFGTWLPQSDREADDRPVVEKYLNSPQDTKPSDLLTDLCLPLRSIAPSPD, encoded by the coding sequence ATGACACGAACGAACTACCAGGACCGACTTGACCGAGTGACGTCGTACATTCACGACAATCTCGATGGCGAGCTCGACTTCGACAGGATCGCTGAAGTCGCGTCGCTGTCGCCATATCACTGGCATCGAATCTATCACGCCTGCCGAGGTGAAACCGCGGTCGCCACCACACGCCGTCTGCGGCTGCAGCGCGCCTCCGTCAGTCTGGCGCAGACCGATGACCCGATCGCGCAGATCGCGACCAAAGCAGGATATGCCAGCCCGGCGGCGTTCACGCGCGCCTTTGCGGACGCCTATGGGTTGCCGCCGGCGACCTATCGCGAGCGGGGTAGCCATGCCGATTTCCGGCCGGGGCAACTCGCCACTCAGCAAGGTGGCTGGTCGATCGAAATCCAACGATTCGATGCCATTCCCGCGTTCGCCATCCGCCACGACGGTCCGTATATAGAGATCGGCAAGGCCTTCGGAATGCTGTTCGGTCAACTCGCCGCTCGCGGCGCCCTGCCGGAGCGGATCGAAATGATCGCGGTGTATCTCGACGATCCGACGGCCGTGCCGCTGGAGCGGTTGCGCTCGTTCGCAGCGCTTGCAGCGCCGGGCGGCAAAGACCTCGATCCGCCGGTCGAGCGCATCGAGATCGCCGGGGGCGACTATGCGGTGCTTCGGCACAAGGGCCCCTATGCCGATATGTCGGCCGCTTATAACTGGCTGTTCGGCACCTGGCTTCCGCAATCCGACCGCGAAGCTGACGACCGCCCGGTCGTCGAGAAGTATCTCAACAGCCCGCAGGACACCAAGCCCTCGGACCTCCTCACAGACCTCTGCCTGCCGCTGCGCTCGATCGCTCCATCTCCAGATTGA
- a CDS encoding nickel/cobalt transporter: MAAGLFADATLHAALAHNPFGAPKGATEPQVGGIVGWLLAQQSAFYKQMSATIRAAKADGSAVWTLLAISFAYGVFHAAGPGHGKAVISSYLVANEETARRGIALSFVSAMLQAVVAVLIVGICAWLLNATASTMCSAERAIEIGSYALIALFGARLVWVKGGGFLRALQASMRKPQLAMAGVPAALADHDHHHHDHDHGHGGHSHAHASTALGDHQHHHHDHGHDHGHAHSHAHHDHHHHHGPGEACDHCGHSHGPEPSELAGPGGWRRGLGAVLTVGIRPCSGAILLMVFALAQGLFWAGIVATFVMALGTAITVATIAVAAVSAKGLARKLAAQRDGGGVLVMRGLEFAAAGLVLLLGCGLLLGFVAAERVTCL, from the coding sequence ATGGCCGCCGGTCTGTTCGCCGACGCCACTCTGCATGCGGCGCTCGCGCACAATCCGTTCGGGGCGCCGAAAGGGGCTACGGAGCCGCAGGTCGGTGGCATTGTCGGCTGGCTGCTGGCGCAGCAATCGGCGTTCTACAAGCAGATGTCGGCGACGATCCGCGCCGCCAAGGCCGACGGCAGCGCGGTCTGGACCCTGCTGGCGATCTCGTTCGCCTACGGGGTGTTCCACGCCGCCGGGCCGGGCCACGGCAAGGCGGTGATCTCGTCCTATCTGGTCGCCAATGAAGAGACCGCGCGGCGCGGCATCGCGCTGTCGTTCGTGTCGGCGATGCTGCAGGCGGTGGTCGCGGTGCTGATCGTCGGCATTTGCGCCTGGCTGCTGAATGCGACGGCGAGCACGATGTGCAGCGCCGAGCGCGCGATCGAGATCGGCAGCTACGCGCTGATCGCGCTGTTCGGCGCGCGGCTGGTCTGGGTCAAAGGCGGCGGCTTCCTGCGCGCCCTGCAGGCCTCGATGCGCAAGCCGCAACTGGCTATGGCCGGCGTGCCGGCGGCGCTGGCGGATCACGACCATCACCACCACGATCACGATCATGGCCACGGCGGGCACAGCCATGCCCACGCCAGCACTGCGCTCGGCGATCATCAGCACCACCATCATGACCATGGGCACGACCACGGTCACGCGCATAGCCACGCCCATCACGATCACCACCATCATCACGGCCCCGGCGAAGCTTGCGACCATTGCGGTCATTCGCACGGACCGGAACCGAGCGAGCTGGCCGGCCCGGGCGGCTGGCGGCGCGGCCTCGGTGCGGTGCTGACGGTCGGCATCCGCCCGTGCTCCGGTGCCATCCTGCTGATGGTGTTTGCGCTCGCCCAGGGCTTGTTCTGGGCCGGGATCGTCGCCACTTTCGTCATGGCGCTGGGAACCGCGATCACGGTCGCGACCATCGCGGTGGCGGCGGTGTCGGCAAAGGGGCTGGCCCGCAAGCTGGCCGCGCAGCGCGACGGCGGCGGCGTGCTGGTGATGCGGGGCCTCGAGTTCGCCGCAGCCGGTCTGGTGCTGCTGCTGGGCTGTGGGCTTCTCCTAGGATTTGTCGCAGCCGAACGTGTGACGTGTCTTTAA
- a CDS encoding KpsF/GutQ family sugar-phosphate isomerase, with the protein MALSKNHTKIPAMSEQAAAAIPSALRTLEAEASGVTALATALQSDLGVRFAATIDLIQNAKGRLIITGLGKSGHIGRKIAATFASTGTPAFFVHASEASHGDLGMITADDIILAMSWSGEQPEMKNLINYAKRFKIALVAMTSDPTSTLATAADVSLTLPKAREACPHNLAPTTSSLMMLALGDALAIALLESRGFTPGDFSVLHPGGKLGAMLKYARDLMHTGEAIPLKPLGTRMSDALVEMSAKGFGCVGIIDSNGQIAGIVTDGDLRRNMRSDLMTATVDEVMTRNPKTISPNLLAGQALELLNSSKITALLVAEGKKPLGIVHLHDLLRAGVA; encoded by the coding sequence ATGGCACTGTCCAAAAACCATACCAAGATACCCGCAATGAGCGAGCAAGCCGCCGCCGCGATCCCCTCGGCCCTGCGTACCCTGGAGGCTGAAGCCAGCGGCGTGACCGCGCTCGCCACCGCGCTGCAATCCGATCTCGGCGTGCGCTTCGCCGCCACCATCGACCTGATTCAGAACGCCAAGGGCCGCCTGATCATCACCGGCCTCGGAAAGTCCGGCCACATCGGCCGCAAGATCGCCGCGACCTTCGCCTCGACCGGCACGCCGGCATTCTTCGTGCATGCCTCCGAGGCGAGCCACGGCGATCTCGGCATGATCACCGCCGACGACATCATCCTGGCGATGTCGTGGTCCGGCGAGCAGCCGGAGATGAAGAACCTGATCAACTACGCCAAGCGCTTCAAGATCGCGCTGGTGGCGATGACCTCGGACCCGACCTCGACGCTGGCGACCGCCGCCGACGTGTCGCTGACGCTGCCGAAGGCGCGCGAAGCCTGCCCGCACAATCTGGCGCCGACCACCTCGTCGCTGATGATGCTGGCGCTCGGCGATGCGCTCGCGATCGCGCTGCTCGAAAGCCGCGGCTTCACTCCGGGCGATTTCAGCGTGCTGCACCCCGGCGGCAAGCTCGGCGCGATGCTGAAATACGCCCGTGACCTGATGCACACCGGCGAAGCGATTCCGCTGAAGCCACTCGGCACCCGGATGTCGGATGCGCTGGTCGAAATGTCCGCCAAGGGTTTCGGCTGCGTCGGAATCATCGACAGCAACGGTCAGATCGCAGGCATCGTCACCGACGGCGACCTCCGCCGGAATATGCGGTCCGACCTGATGACTGCCACCGTCGACGAGGTGATGACGCGGAATCCGAAGACCATCAGCCCGAACCTGCTCGCCGGCCAGGCGCTGGAACTGCTGAACTCCTCGAAGATCACCGCGCTGCTGGTCGCAGAAGGCAAGAAGCCGCTCGGCATCGTGCATCTGCACGACCTGCTGCGGGCCGGGGTGGCGTAA
- a CDS encoding SPFH domain-containing protein translates to MFYDLSGFDVVSIVLVLLVILTLFAGVKTVPQGYNWTIERFGKFTRTLSPGLNLIIPYFDRVGRKMNVMEQVIEIPQQEVITKDNATVTVDGVAFYQVFDAAKASYEVDNLQQAIIVLTMTNIRSVMGSMDLDQVLSHRDEINERLLRVVDAAVSPWGIKVNRIEIKDIVPPNDLVEAMGRQMKAERVKRADILQAEGQRQSEILRAEGAKQAQILQAEGRREAAFRDAEARERSAEAEARATQMVSEAIGKGDVAALNYFIADKYIKAFGQLAESPNQKVIMLPVEAMSMLGSLAGIGEIAKATFGEGAASAQAARRGSVPPTTPVPPAR, encoded by the coding sequence ATGTTTTATGATCTCAGCGGGTTCGATGTGGTGTCCATCGTTCTCGTCCTGCTGGTGATCCTGACGCTGTTCGCCGGCGTCAAGACGGTGCCGCAGGGGTACAACTGGACCATCGAGCGGTTCGGCAAGTTCACCCGGACGCTGTCGCCGGGCCTCAACCTGATCATTCCGTATTTCGATCGCGTCGGTCGCAAGATGAACGTGATGGAGCAGGTGATCGAGATCCCGCAGCAGGAAGTCATCACCAAGGACAACGCCACCGTCACAGTCGACGGCGTCGCGTTCTACCAAGTGTTCGACGCCGCCAAGGCGAGCTACGAGGTCGATAATCTGCAGCAGGCGATCATCGTGCTGACCATGACCAACATCCGTTCGGTGATGGGGTCGATGGATCTCGACCAGGTGCTGTCGCATCGCGACGAGATCAACGAGCGGCTGCTGCGCGTCGTCGACGCTGCGGTGTCGCCGTGGGGCATCAAGGTCAACCGCATCGAGATCAAGGACATTGTGCCGCCGAACGATCTGGTGGAGGCGATGGGCCGGCAGATGAAGGCCGAGCGCGTCAAGCGCGCCGACATCCTGCAGGCCGAAGGCCAGCGTCAGTCGGAGATCCTGCGCGCCGAGGGCGCCAAGCAGGCTCAGATCCTGCAGGCGGAGGGCCGTCGCGAAGCCGCGTTCCGCGACGCCGAGGCGCGCGAGCGCTCCGCCGAAGCCGAGGCACGCGCGACCCAGATGGTGTCGGAAGCGATCGGCAAGGGCGATGTCGCGGCGCTCAACTACTTCATCGCCGACAAATACATCAAGGCGTTCGGCCAACTCGCCGAATCGCCGAACCAGAAGGTGATCATGCTGCCGGTCGAAGCGATGAGTATGCTCGGTTCGCTCGCCGGCATCGGCGAGATCGCCAAGGCGACCTTCGGCGAAGGCGCCGCCTCCGCGCAGGCCGCCCGCCGCGGCTCGGTGCCGCCGACGACGCCGGTGCCGCCGGCGCGGTGA
- the hemH gene encoding ferrochelatase → MSVIVPIHGPAIAPAPAPERVGVLLVNLGTPDSCDTKGVRIYLREFLSDPRVIENQGLFWKLALNGIILNTRPARKAKDYQKIWNHEKNESPLKTITRAQAEKLSASLGDRGHLIVDWAMRYGNPSLRDRIEALVAKGCSRLLVVPLYPQYSAATSATVCDQAFRVLRELRAQPTLRVTPPYYRDSAYIDALATSIKSHLASLTFEPELIVASFHGMPQAYIDKGDPYQAQCVATVEALRERMGVADDKLLLTFQSRFGFDQWLQPYTDKTIEALARKGVRKLAVVMPGFSADCLETLEEIAQENAEIFMEHGGEEFTAIPCLNDSDAGVQVIRQLVLRELQGWL, encoded by the coding sequence ATGAGCGTCATTGTTCCGATCCATGGACCTGCGATCGCCCCGGCGCCCGCGCCGGAGCGAGTCGGTGTGCTGTTGGTGAACCTCGGCACCCCCGACAGCTGCGACACCAAGGGCGTGCGCATCTATCTGCGCGAGTTCCTGTCGGATCCGCGGGTGATCGAGAACCAGGGACTGTTCTGGAAGCTGGCGCTGAACGGCATCATTCTGAACACCCGTCCGGCCCGCAAGGCCAAGGACTACCAGAAGATCTGGAACCACGAGAAGAACGAGTCGCCGCTCAAGACCATCACCCGCGCGCAGGCCGAGAAGCTGTCGGCGTCGCTCGGCGATCGCGGCCATCTGATCGTCGATTGGGCGATGCGTTACGGCAACCCGTCGCTGCGCGACCGGATCGAAGCGCTTGTTGCCAAGGGCTGCAGCCGGCTGCTGGTTGTGCCGCTGTATCCGCAATATTCCGCCGCGACCTCGGCGACGGTATGCGATCAGGCGTTCCGGGTGCTGCGCGAACTGCGCGCCCAGCCGACGCTGCGGGTCACGCCGCCGTATTATCGCGACTCGGCCTATATCGACGCGCTGGCGACCTCGATCAAATCGCACCTCGCCTCGCTGACGTTCGAGCCGGAACTGATCGTGGCCTCGTTCCACGGCATGCCGCAGGCCTATATCGACAAGGGCGATCCGTATCAGGCGCAGTGCGTGGCGACCGTCGAGGCGTTGCGCGAGCGGATGGGCGTTGCCGACGACAAGCTGTTGCTGACCTTCCAGTCGCGGTTCGGCTTCGATCAGTGGCTGCAGCCTTACACTGACAAAACCATCGAGGCGCTGGCCCGCAAGGGCGTGCGCAAGCTTGCGGTGGTGATGCCGGGTTTCTCGGCCGACTGCCTGGAGACGCTGGAAGAGATCGCGCAGGAAAACGCCGAGATCTTCATGGAACACGGCGGTGAGGAATTCACCGCGATCCCCTGCCTCAACGATTCCGACGCCGGCGTTCAGGTGATCCGCCAGCTCGTGTTGCGCGAGCTGCAAGGCTGGCTGTAG
- a CDS encoding NfeD family protein, whose protein sequence is MTAILTALGAWNWLILGLVLMALELLAPGVFLFWLGLAALLVGVLALLLEPGWQLQILLFGLFAAAAVPLWRRMARGGDVEVHATNPYLNRRTDALVGREFTLEKPIEGGVGTVRIDDTVWRVSGPDTPAGSRIRIVAADGVKLTVAAL, encoded by the coding sequence ATGACCGCGATACTCACCGCGCTCGGCGCCTGGAACTGGCTGATCCTCGGTCTGGTGCTGATGGCGCTGGAGCTGCTGGCGCCTGGCGTGTTTCTGTTCTGGCTCGGCCTCGCGGCGCTGCTGGTCGGCGTGCTGGCGCTGCTGCTGGAGCCGGGATGGCAGTTGCAAATCCTGCTGTTCGGCCTGTTCGCGGCCGCCGCCGTGCCGCTGTGGCGGCGGATGGCCCGCGGCGGCGACGTCGAGGTTCATGCGACCAACCCGTACCTCAATCGCCGCACCGATGCTCTGGTGGGGCGGGAGTTCACCCTGGAGAAGCCGATCGAGGGCGGCGTCGGAACGGTGCGGATCGACGATACGGTCTGGCGTGTGTCCGGCCCCGACACCCCCGCCGGCAGCCGCATTCGTATCGTTGCGGCGGATGGCGTGAAGCTGACGGTGGCGGCGCTGTAA